A genomic segment from Bacteroidales bacterium encodes:
- a CDS encoding pyridoxamine 5'-phosphate oxidase family protein has product MSDIDKKILNFIKNHHVFTLATSFDNKPYCSTMFYVFLEKEQMFVFTSDNDTKHIEDILKNKNVAGAIALETSVIGKIQGVQFTGTIKKCDGDFFDYAKKIYLKRFPVAVFAKLTLWGIKVDFIKLTDNRLGFGKKLVWEKIAIN; this is encoded by the coding sequence ATGAGTGATATTGATAAAAAAATACTAAATTTTATTAAGAATCATCATGTTTTCACACTTGCCACAAGTTTTGATAATAAACCCTATTGCTCAACAATGTTTTATGTTTTTCTGGAAAAAGAGCAAATGTTTGTTTTTACTTCCGACAATGACACAAAACATATTGAAGATATTTTAAAAAATAAAAATGTGGCAGGAGCAATCGCCCTCGAAACTTCTGTTATCGGCAAAATACAGGGAGTTCAATTTACAGGAACAATTAAAAAATGTGATGGTGATTTTTTTGATTATGCAAAAAAGATTTATTTAAAAAGATTTCCAGTCGCTGTATTTGCAAAATTAACTCTCTGGGGAATTAAAGTTGATTTCATAAAACTTACCGACAACAGATTAGGGTTTGGAAAAAAGTTAGTATGGGAAAAAATTGCTATTAATTAG
- a CDS encoding lysylphosphatidylglycerol synthase domain-containing protein, with protein MRKNKIYKTIDITAKTFIIISAFYFIYREIFYKNDFNTILDNFPKISLTKGCLISSVMLFMMFANWFLEAIKWKYLIGKIEKISLLKSLQAIFSGTTFSIFTPNRFGEFGGKVFYVEKQNQLKAFLITIIGSTAQLLITIIVGIAGLFYFILKYSDLQSHVNSYIYYILIVLILATAIILVLLFINTSSLKTLLNKIPTLKRFEKYYFVFSNYNRIELLNVLLLSLCRYIVFSVQFYVLLIFFNVNISLSEGLMMISLIYFVIAAIPTMALTEIGVRGSVSLYFLGILSVNTIGIVTASFSLWLINLAIPALIGSIFIYNLKFYRKNSVLS; from the coding sequence ATAACTGCAAAAACATTTATTATCATATCTGCATTTTATTTTATTTACAGGGAAATATTTTATAAAAACGATTTTAATACAATACTTGATAACTTCCCCAAAATATCACTAACAAAAGGTTGTTTAATTTCCTCAGTTATGCTTTTTATGATGTTTGCCAACTGGTTTCTCGAAGCAATTAAATGGAAATATTTAATCGGGAAAATAGAAAAAATATCTTTACTGAAGTCATTGCAGGCAATTTTTTCCGGCACCACTTTCAGTATTTTTACTCCAAACAGATTTGGTGAATTCGGTGGAAAAGTTTTTTATGTTGAAAAACAAAATCAGCTTAAAGCATTTTTAATTACAATTATCGGAAGTACAGCACAGCTATTGATTACAATTATTGTTGGTATAGCAGGACTTTTTTATTTTATTTTAAAATATTCTGATTTGCAAAGCCATGTTAATTCATATATTTATTATATTCTTATTGTATTGATACTTGCAACAGCAATAATATTGGTGCTTCTGTTTATCAACACTTCTTCTTTAAAAACACTGTTGAACAAAATACCCACATTAAAAAGATTCGAAAAATATTATTTTGTTTTTTCAAATTATAACCGTATTGAATTGTTGAATGTATTGCTGTTAAGTTTATGCAGATATATTGTGTTTTCAGTTCAGTTTTATGTTTTACTTATTTTTTTTAATGTCAATATTTCTTTATCTGAGGGATTAATGATGATTTCACTGATATATTTTGTAATAGCTGCAATACCAACAATGGCGTTGACTGAAATAGGAGTTCGGGGTTCCGTTTCATTATATTTTCTTGGAATACTCTCAGTAAATACAATAGGAATTGTTACCGCTTCGTTTTCATTGTGGCTTATAAATCTTGCAATACCTGCATTGATAGGTTCTATATTCATTTATAATCTTAAATTCTACAGAAAAAATTCGGTTTTGTCCTGA